The DNA segment ATGTCATCTTTATTATAATACACGAGTTTCAATGTTGGATAATCTTGACATGACGGGTCGATGGGTACGGGTTACGGATCAGCTGGGTCAGCTGGTTATTcgtggtttatttatttattaagttATCTTTGAATAAGTTAGGGTCACTCTATACGTTAGAAGTCTATTTAGCATGTGGTCAAATGGGTTGGTTGAGTCAACCAATTCCTTAGGAAGATGAGTCAGTCGTATTTTGAATGGTTCTTGTTCACGTTGTTGCATGTATGCCTATTTAAGGCTTCATTGGGTGTTGAATAAAATAACCAGCAAACTTTTCCTTTTGTTATCTTTTATATGTGAGTTACTGTGTGTTTGTGAGGGGCCTGAAACCAACATTCTAACCTATAAATAAATAGTAATACCTGAGAGATGAGTTCGTTAGAGATGAATTTGTTAGAGTGATCAGGAAGAATAGGACCATCTGTGCAAGTCTTAACCTCCTCAAACAGCGATCTATCGTACGTTACATTTGCAGTAGCAAATGTGAAGTAGAGTTTTTGGCCTTTTGCTGTGACGTCGTACATATCTACCCATTCGCCAGTCGGGAATTGATCCTTATGGCCTATCATCCCGGAAATTTTACCGAAGGTGATCTTTCCGGTAAACACCGGGGCATAGTAATTGAGGTATACGTATTTTACGTAACATGCTTCCTTAAAGCGAATGGTGAAGTCGAAGGTGGGTGGCAAAAGGCCTGCAGGGGTTATAGTGAAAGAATCGACAGGATCAGGTATAAGGCCGGGCGGAAATCCAAGTAGTTGGAGAAGTTGGTgtaagtttaataagtttgggTTTGGGGATGCAGCTGAGGTGGTGGAAGGTGTGAGTGCTACAAGGGcaaggaggaggaggagagaCATATGACAAGTAGTAGCCATGGTTAAATATATGTATTGCTTCTTGTGAGGACTTGATAAAATGAGAGTGTAGTATATATAGGCAACAAAATCCACCCTATGATCCcttataaaaatcatttttaataaaatattataaatttataatCACGTTTTTTAATCTCTAATATATGTTTTAAATAAACTACAATTATGAACCACGATCTGATATTCTGATATTAATGTTAACTAGTAGTAGGTAGTGGTGTATTATTTTCGTTTGCTGTTCCTGATCGCAtcttttttatacaaaaaaaaaaatgtattacAGGTGTCATGATGTATTTATTATCAAGTTTCTCTGCACACTGGATGCATCTACTTGCATCATGAATTTATGATTTTATGGCTAttggtttttaattttaaaataactATATCTAttatacaaatatacatagtacAATATATACACTATCTTCCTCATTCTGTTAACATTCTTCAGATAGCCGGTTTCtttattaacaataataatatggtttgcttattattataatattttcgTTGAATGATATattaggtttgtttggatgtttTATTCGGCACCACTGTATGGTTATGGGATGTGTAGATGTATCTCATTTGAATGTAGGTATGTTAAATAGAGGATCTATATATACTTTAGTTGAATGGTTTTTGTCGGTTTGTTTGAATATTTTAGTGGTTCGACTGATTGGTTATAGGATGTGTCATTTTGAGGCTGTGTGAAATATGAAATGCAACAAACAGTCGCAGCAATTCATTAATAGAATTTATTAATTCAAAACGTGTGTATAAACGCAACCCGAGTTGCTATTAATATACAATATAATTTGGTTTTATTTTATGGTTAATTTTCAAAAGTTACGTCTATTAATTTTATGGTTATGTTTCAAGTTAGTATTTGTTTGTACATATAATTTTCAAAAGGTGTGTTAGTTAATGTAttgtatatataataattaagTAAAGaggtatattttttttaaaatcacaGCTTTTCATTTTAGAGGGGCAATCCGAGTTGCTCTTTTTTAGGGTTATATAATATACTCGTAGTAGTTACATACGAATCCTGAAGTCGTttcataaataaaaaatattttttaattgaAAAATAATAACTTGGTACATGCTTTTATTTTCCTTGAAAGACCACAAGTATGGatgggttaaaactaaaaaaaaaaaattgcaccTGAAACATGAAAGGGTAGGTATGTATGGGGTTCACAATTAATCTAATTTTctaattaaaaaacaataattgAGCCAATGATCTTTATATCAAGT comes from the Helianthus annuus cultivar XRQ/B chromosome 4, HanXRQr2.0-SUNRISE, whole genome shotgun sequence genome and includes:
- the LOC110938175 gene encoding uncharacterized protein LOC110938175; the protein is MATTCHMSLLLLLALVALTPSTTSAASPNPNLLNLHQLLQLLGFPPGLIPDPVDSFTITPAGLLPPTFDFTIRFKEACYVKYVYLNYYAPVFTGKITFGKISGMIGHKDQFPTGEWVDMYDVTAKGQKLYFTFATANVTYDRSLFEEVKTCTDGPILPDHSNKFISNELISQLPISVE